The genomic segment ACTTCAAAAGAAGGGAATCTCTCTTTTTTAAATTCATAAAATGTTAAATTCTTTTTAAAATCAAATTTTTTATAAAAATTTCTTTCTCTTTCTGGAAATAAAAGAGCTCTTTGAATTGGATACCTCATATCTGGTTCATATAAAAGAGCAAAAACTTCACCATCAACAAACTCAACCATTGAATGAATTATACTTTCTCTATGAATTACAACCTCAATCTTCTCATAGGGAACTTCAAATATTAAATTTGCTTCAACAACTTCCATTCCTTTGTTGAAAAGAGTTGCAGAATCAATTGTAATTTTTTTACCCATACTCCAAGTTGGGTGTTTAAGTGCATCTTCTGGTTTTATATCTTTTATTTCATCTTCACTCAAATCAAAAAATGGTCCACCAGATGCAGTAATTATTATTTTTTCAATTTCATCCTCATATCTTCCTAAAGTCAATTCCCAAATTGCATTATGTTCAGAATCAATTGGAATAAATTTTAAATTTCTTTTTTTTATTTCGTTCATTATTAATTTTCCTGCTGCTACAAATGACTCTTTGTTTGCAATAAATATTTCTTTTGAATGTTTAATTGTCTCAAGTATCCAAAATATATCATCAAGTCCTCTTGATGCAAAAAAGATTATATCAATTTCGCTATCTTTTAAAACATATGGAAAAATTTCTCTAAATAGACCTGAATTTTTGGATTTTAATATATTTTTTAATTCATTTGCTTTGTTTTCATTATTTATTAGAACATATTTAGGTTTAAATTCATTATAGATATTAATTAAAGAACTTAAGTTTTCATTTGCAGAAATACCTTCAAGTTTAAATTTTTGTTTAAAATTTCTTATAATATCAATTGTGCTTTGACCAATTGATCCAGTTGCACCAACAATAAAAATTTTTTTCATAATATAAAATATAAAATAGGAATTGTAAAAATAAAACTATCAACTCTATCAAATAATCCCCCATGACCTAATATTATTTTTCCAGAATCTTTAACTTTAAAATATCTTTTTATTGTTGATTCAAATATATCTCCTAAAAAAGATAAAAAAACTATTAATAAAGGAAAGTAAGATAGTTCAATTATTGAAAAATTTTTAAAAAGCATATTGATCAATAAGAAGAAGATATAAAGAGATACTATACTTCCTAATAAACCTTCAAAACTTTTTCCAGGAGATATATGAGGCACAATTTTTCTTTTACCAAAACTTTTTCCTATAAAATATGCAAAAATATCAGAAATCCATATAGAAATTATGATAATAAATGTTTTTAAAATTCCCTTTTCTTCTCTTAAAAGGAATAGATATAAAAATGGAAAGGTTGAAATAATTAAAAAAGAAAAAGGAAACAAAACTGAATTTAAGAAATTGTTAACATCATCTTTTTTAATTAAAAAAACAATAAAAGAAAATAGAAGAAAGATAAAAATAGATATGTTAGTGTTTAAAATGTAAGGAACCAAAAGTATTGGAAAATAAAAATATTTATAATCTAAATTTGAGATTTTACTAATTTCATAAAAAATTATAAAACTTAAAAATAATAAAAAAATTTTTAAAGAAACCCCTCCAAAATATAAAAATAAAATAAATGGTAATCCAAAATAAATTGCACCAATAACTCTATTTTTTAATTCAGATTGAACCAAAGCGCCTTTTTCTCCTTGAATATTCAATTATTGCTTTTTCAAACTCATTTTCATCAAAATCTGGCCAAAGAGTTTCAGTGAAATATAGTTCTGTATAAGATAATTGATATAGATAATAATTTGATATTCTAAGTTCTCCTGAAGTTCTTATTAGTAAATCTGGGTCCTTAAAAGGATATGTTAAAAGAAATTTTGAAAATTCTTCTTCATTTACCTTTTTAATTCCGCTTTCAATTATTCTATTAACTGCTTGAATAATATCAAACTTCCCACCATAATTTAATCCAACAAGAAGTGTCATTTTATCAAAATTTTTTGAATTCTCTTCAACTCTTTCAATCTCTTTTATCACAAAATCTGGTAGTTCATCTTTTCTTGATAGAAATTTAACTCTTATCCCCTTTTCAACTATTTCATCAAATTCTTTTTGAATAACTTCTTTGAAAAGATTCATTAAAAAATTAACCTCTTCTCTAGGTCTTTTCCAATTTTCTGTTGAAAAAGCAAAAAGAGATAAAACTTTTATCCCCTTTTTATAAGAATAGGTTACTGCTCTTTTAACTGCATTAACCCCTTCTTTATGTCCATATATTCTTGGAAGCCCCCTTTTTTCAGCCCATCTTCCGTTGCCATCCATTATTATGGCAACAGATTCTGGAATAATCAAAGACTCTTTTTCCAAAACTCTTCCTTAACTTAAAATATCTTTTTCTTTTGCCTTTTCGTGATTTGACAAAATCTCATTATACTTATCAGTTAACTTTTGAATTTCATCTTGTAATCTATGACTTTCATCTTCTGAAATCTTTTTTTCCTTTTCACTTTTTTTAATTTTTTCAATAGCATCTCTTCTTATGTTTCTTATTGATACTCTTCTCTCTTCTGTTAATCTTTTTACAAACTTAACAAGTTCTTGTCTTCTCTCTTCTGAAAGAGGAGGAAAGAAAATTTTAATTACATTCCCTTCTACCTGAGGGTTAAGTCCTAAATTTGCTTCATTTATTGCTCTTTCAATGTCTTTAATAATATTTTTATCCCATGGCTCAATAATTATTGTTTGAGGGTTAATTACATTAATTGATGCAACTTGATTTAAAGGAAGTTTCTGACCAAAATACAAGACTCTTATCTCTTCAAGTATCACAGGGTTTGCTTTACCTAATCTTATTTTTGAAAACTCTTCAAGTAAATTTTTTTCAACCTTTTTCATTAATGCTTCTGTTTCTTGAATTATCTCTTTCATATTTATCCTCCCTTAATAATTGTTCCTTCCTCTCCTAATATTGCTTTTATAATACCATCTTTTTTCTTTATATTGAAAACAATTACAGGTATATTTGTCTCTCTTGAAAGAGAAATTGCGGTTGGATCAAGTGCTCTTAAGTTTTTAATTAAAAATTCTGTAAATGTTATTTCTTTATAAAATTTTGCATCTTTATCTATTTTTGGATCTGAAGAGTAAACACCATCAACACTTGTTCCCTTTAATATAACATCAGCACCTATTTCAGACGCTCTAAGTGCCGCTGCTGTATCTGTTGTAAAATATGGGTTTCCTGTTCCTGCTGCAAAAATAACAATTCTCCCCTTTTCAAGGTGTCTTACAGTTCTTCTTCTTATATATGGTTCACAAACTTCAGTTAAGGTTAAAGCAGATTGAACTCTTGTCTCTAAGCCCATTTTTTCAAGAATTGATTGAATTAGAAGTGCATTCATAATAGTTGCTATCATTCCAATATAGTCTGATGTTGCTCTATCTATACCAAGTTTTTCTCCAAGAACACCTCTCCAAATATTTCCACCACCAATAACAATTGAAATTTGGACCCCCATCTCCTTAACTTTTTTAATTTGGAGACAGAGGTCCTTTATAAAATCTATATCATACTCCTCTTCTTTATTTCCTTTTAAAGCCTCTCCTGAAATTTTTAAGAGTATTCGTTTATAATCCATTTACTCTTTTTCCCCAACCTCAAATCTTACAAATCTTCTTACTGTAATATTTTCTCCAAGTTTTGCAATTGCATCTTTAATAATATCAATTACCTTTCTTTTATCATCTCTTATATATGGAAGTTCTAAAAGACAAACTTTTTTATAAAAATCCTCTAATTTTCCTTCAACAATTTTTTCAATTACTTGAGGAGGTTTATTCATATCTTTTAATTGTTCTCTTATAATTTCTTTTTCTTTTTCAACAACTTCTTGAGGTACATCTTCTCTTGAGATATATTTTGGTGAATCAAATGCGATTTGAAGACATAACTCATTCGCAAGTTTTTTGAAATCATCTGTTCTTGCTACAAAATCTGTTTCACAGTTTAGTTCAACCATTACTCCAATTCTTCCTCCAAGGTGAATATATGAGTGTATAATTCCTTGTCTTGTTTCTCTTCCAGCTTTTTTCTCTGCTTGTGCAAGACCTTTTTTTCTTAAATATTCAATTGCTTTTTCAACATCACCTTGAGTTGCCTCAAGTGCCTCTTTGCAATAAGAGATGCTTGCACCAGTTTTCTCTCTTAACTCTTTTATAAGTTCCATATTTGCCATATATTATTCCTCCTTTTCTTCAATCTCGTTTTTGTTTAATCCTTCTTTCATAAACTCTTCAATTTCTTCCTCACTTGTTAAGAATAGTTCTTCAACCTTTTCTTCTTCGCGAGGAATTTCAATAACTTTTCCTTCTTTTCCTTCAATCACAGCATCTGCAATAGCAGAAGTTATTAATTTAATTGCTCTAATTGCATCATCATTAGATGGAATTGGAATATCTGCAAGATCTGGATCACAATTTGTATCAACTATTGCAACAACATGTGATTTTACTTTTTTTGCTTCAATTATTGCATTAACATCCTTTTTTGTATCAGCAACAAAAATTACCTTTGGAATTTTTGGAATACCTCTTAATCCACCAAATAGTTTAAATAGTTTATCTTTTTCTCTTTTAAACTCTTTAAGTTCTTTATATGAATATTTTTGTGTATCTCCCCTCTCTTCCATTCTTATCATCTCTTCTAATCTATCTATTCTTTTTCTTATCTCATAGAAGTTTGTAAGTAATCCCCCAACCCATCTCTCATTTACATAGTACATTCCGCATCTTTCTGCTTCTTCTTTTACAACTTCCTGTGCTTGTTTTTTTGTTCCAACAAAAATAATAATTTCACCTTGCCTTATTAGATCTGAGACAAGTTTTGTTGCTCTATCAATTGCTTCTATTGTGTGTCTAAGGTCAAAGATGTGAATCCCATTTCTTTCCATAAAAATAAATTTTTTCATCTTAGGATTCCATCTCTTGACCTGGTGTCCGAAGTGTGCACCAACTTCAAGAAGTTGTTTCATTGTTACTTGCATATAACATATTCCTCCTTTTAGGTTTTTGTCCTCCGCTTCGTCATCTTCTCTTCACACCTCTTGAATTTCAAGAGGCACCTTGAAGAGAATCAGAAGCGTGTGTTTTTAAAATCTAAATCTTTATATCATAATTAAACAATAAAATCAATATAAGATTTTATTCCATTACCCAAACCCAAAATGGTAAAACAAATATTTTTTTATTATCGATATATATTTCATCCTCTTCATCAAGAGTTATTATTTTTAAATTGTCACATTTTAATTCATTAGATGCTTTTTTTAAGGCATTTATTTCTCTTTCTTTTACTTTTAAGTCATTTATAGAAATTGTAACTTGAATAAGTTCCGTTATTTTACCATCAACTAAAGTTAAAAAATCTACTTCGTTTTTATAATAATCTTTATAATAATAAATTTCATATAGTGGGGTTCTTATTTTTCTTTGAATTAATTCAATAAAAACAGCATTTTCTAAAATTCTTCCCATATCATCACTAAATTTGAAACCATATGCTTTTCTTAAACCAATATCAACAGTATAAATTTTCTTATTAGATAAATTTTGTTCTTTCAATGAATAAGAAAATTTTTTCAAAAAATAGAATATATTTGAGTCTTCTAAATAAGATATATAGTTAATCAATGTTTTTCTCGAAAGTTGATAATTTGTTTTAAACCATCTATACAATGAATTAATTGATAACAAAGTAGATACATTAGTAGTTAAATATTTAATTAGTTCTTTTAATAAAAAATTATTTTTAATTCTGTATCTTTCAATAAGATCTTTTAAATACATTGTTTCTAAATAATCTTTTAAAATTCTTATTTTGGTTTCTTTATCTTCTTCAATTACGACTTCTGGAAAACCACCAAATTCAAGATATTGATTGACTAAATTTAATATTTTAAACCTATCCTCAGAATAAATAGTTTTTTTATCAATAATAATATTGTAATATTTAAAAATTTCCCTTATAGAAAAAGGGAGAATTTCATAATTTATAGCTCTACCTCTTAGTTGTGTAGCTATTTCTTTACTCATAAATTTTGATGATGAACCTGTTAAAAATATTCTAAATTTTTGAGTATCATATAATCTTCTTACACCTATTTCCCAATCCTTTACATTTTGTATCTCATCAAAAAATATATAATTTATCTTTTTGTAAAATTCTGGATAAAGTTCTTTATATGATTCATAAATAAGCTCTAGACCTTTTGAATCTATTGGAAGAAGGCGAGGATCGTCAAAGTTTAAATATATTATCTGTTCTTTTGAAACCCCCTTATTTAATAAATTCTTCATAACTTGATAAAGAAAATATGTTTTTCCAGATCTTCTTGGTCCTGTAATTGCTATAATTTTATTTGTGTTAAGATTAATATTCAAATCTCTTTCTATTAACCAAGGTAAACTTTTTTCTTGTGATTCCAATATAACTCTTTTTATAATTGTTTTATCCATGTTGTCCTCCTTAGGGGACAAAATTTTAAAAATATTGTATCATATAGGGGACAAATTTCAAGAAAATTTAAAATGATATAATGATAAAGAAATTATTAATGGAGGTGAAATGTGAAAATTTTTATCTCTGTCGATATGGAAGGAATATCAGGTTTAACTTACTGGAAAGAAAAAGAGGAAAAAATAGAAAAGTTTATGACAGACGAGGTTTTAGCAGTTATAGATGGTATAAAAGATTTTAATAAAGAAGCAGAAGTTGTTTTATGTGATTCTCATGCTTACGGAAGAAATTTAGATATAAAAAGGATATATGATGATGTTAAAATAATTTCTGGTTATCCTAGAGAATTTTATATGATATCAGGAATTGATGATAGTTTTGATGCAGGGATGTTTATAGGTTATCATGCACCTGTTGGTTCATTAAATGGAGAAATGGATCATACATATTCAAGTTCAACAATATTTGAAGTTAAAATAAATGGAATTTCTATCGGAGAGGCAGAAATAAATGGAGCGTTTCTTGGAGAATACAACATTCCAGTTGTTTTAATTTCAGGTGATGATAAGTTAAAAAATTTTTCTCAAAAATTTTTCCCTCAAACAAAATTTGTTATAACAAAAGAATCTCTTGGTAGATTTTCTGCAAAACTATATCACCCAGATTTAATTCATAAAATATTAAGAGAAGAAGCAAAAAATTCTTTAAAAGAAATAAAAAATATAAAACCATTAAAATTTGATAAACCTATAAAAATAGAAATAACTTTTATAAACACTTTAATGGCGGAATTTGCATCACTTATCCCATTTTCAAAAAGAGTAGATGGAAGAACTATTTCATTTGAAAGCACATCTTTTAAGGAGATTTATAATTTTTTAATGGCAAGTTTATCACTTGCCTATAATGCAAAAAATTTTTAAAGAGGTTAAATATGGAGTATGATATTTTAGATATATCATTAAGCGAAAAGGGTTTTAAAAAAATAATTTGGGCTCAAAATGAGATGAAAGTTTTAGAGGTGATAAAAGAGAAATTTAAAAAAAATTTACCCTTTAAGGGTCTAAAAATAAGTTGTTCTCTTCATATAACTCCTGAGACAGCAAATCTTGTTATAACTTTAAAAAAAGGAGGAGCAGAAGTTTTTTTGTGTGCTTCAAATCCACTTTCAACAAAAGATGATGTTGCTGCATCATTAGTTAAAGATTTTGAAATTCCAGTATTTGGAATTAGAGGAGAAGATAAAGAAACTTATTTTAAACACATTGAGAATGTTATATTAAAAGAACCAAATTTAACTGTTGATGATGGAGGAGACCTTACAGTTATGATACATGAAAATTTTAAAGATAAAACTCAAAAAATAATTGGTGGTACTGAAGAAACAACAACAGGTGTTATTAGATTGAGAAGTTTAGAGAGAGAAGGAATCCTTCTTTATCCTATCATTGCAGTTAACAATGCAAAAACTAAAAGGTTTTTTGATAACAGATTTGGTACAGGACAATCAACAATTGATGGTTTACTTAGAGCAACAAATATTCTTCTTTCAAGTAAAACAGTTGTAGTTTGTGGATTTGGATATTGTGGAAAGGGAATTGCAGAAAGAGCAAGGGGAATGGGAGCACATGTTATTGTTTGTGAGGTTGATCCTGTGAAAGCACTTGAAGCATATATGGAAGGTTATGAAGTTATGAAAATTGATAAAGCAGTTCTTTATGGTGATATTTTTATTACAGCAACAGGAAATATAAATGTTATTAAAAAAGAGCACATTTTAAAAATGAAAGATGGAACAATTTTAGGAAACTCAGGGCACTTTAATGTGGAAATTGATATAAATGGTTTAAATGAAATTACTTTAGAAAAAAATGAGATAAGAGAAAATTTAACTGAGTATAAATTAATTAATGGAAAAAAAGTATATTTGATTTCTGAGGGAAGGCTAATGAATTTAGGCGCAGCAGAAGGGCATCCCCCATCAGTTATGGATATGAGTTTTGCAAATCAAGCTCTTTCTCTTGAATACCTTGTTAAAAATAAAGAGAAACTTTTAAAAAAAGTTTATGATGTACCAGAAGAAATAGATTATGAAGTTGCAAAAATAAAACTTAAAACTCTTGGCATAGAAATTGATGAATTAACAAAAGAACAAGAAAATTATCTTAAAAGTTGGAAAATTTTATAAAATAAAATTGGTGGCCCCAGGCGGAATCGAACCGCCATTGCCGCCTTGAAAGAGCGGTGTCCTAACCGTTAGACGATGAGGCCACCATGGTGAGCCGCGCAGGAATCGAACCTGCGACACCCGGCTTAAAAGGCCGGTGCTCTACCGACTGAGCTAGCGGCCCAATTTCATATTAATTTTACAAATTATTATAAATAAGTCAAGATATTTTATGTTAAAAATCATTGAAAAAATATAACTCCTTTTATAAAATAATAAAATTAGGAGAAAGAATTTGGTAATTAAGAATTTAGTTATAAAAAGAATGAAAAACTTCAATGGATGATGAATTTATCAAAAGACAAGAGAAAGGAAAAATCAATTCAGGTCATTTGAAAAGGAGAAATAGATTAAGCAAAAAGTATAAGAGAATTAGTATCTTGGTTTATGAGGATTTGTTTTTATAATTTTTCCTTCAAAAGCATAAATTGTTCTCTCACATAAATTTGTTATGTGGTCACCAATTCTTTCATAGTGTTGGCTAATCTGAAGAAGCGCATTTGCTCTTTTTATATTTCTTGGGTCCTCAAGCATGTATGTTAATAGTTCTCTAAAAATTTGCGAATTTAGATCATCAATAAGGTCATCTTCTTCAATTGTTATTTTACTTATCTCTATATCTTTTTCTAAAAATCCTTTAATTGCATTATCAAGCATTCTAATACATATATCTTTCATTCTTGGTAAATCTATTAAAGGTTTTAAATGTGGTTCATCTGCAATAGTCATAGTTATTTCAGCAATATCAACACAGTGATCTGCCATTCTCTCAAGGTCAATGTTATCAAATAAAATTGCACTAATTGTTCTTAAACTTTCTGCCTTCGGATCTTGTGTTGCAATTATTTGAAGCGTTTCTTTTTCGAGTTCCATAGATTTTTCATCAATTAAGTCATCTCTATTAATTACTTCATTACACAAATTTTTATCTCTCTCTTTTAATGCTATAAAAGATTTTTCAATTTGATCTCTCACAATAAGTGAGAGGTTTACCAACTTCTCTTTTAAATATAAAATCTTCTTTTCTAAAATTTCACTCATCTTTCATACTCTCCTTTTTTATCCAATTTTACCAATAAGATACTCTTCTGTTTTTTTATTTTTTGGAACAGTAAACAAATCGGTTGTAGTTCCAAACTCAACTAAATCTCCAAGATAAAAGAATGCAGTATAATCAGATACTCTACCTGCTTGTCCAATATTATGAGTTACTAATATAATAGTAACACTTTTTTTAAGTTCTATCATAAGTTCTTCAATTTTAAGAGTTGAAATTGGATCAAGAGCAGATGTTGGTTCATCTAAAAGCAAAATTTCTGGATTCATAGCAAGAGCTCTAGCAATACATAATCTTTGTTGTTGTCCTCCAGAAAGAAAAACTCCTCTTTTGAAGAGATTATCTTTTACCTCATCCCATAAACCACTTTTTTTGAGTGATTCTTCAACAATTCTATCTTTTTCTTCTTTTGAAAGTTTTACACCTGTTAAAATGTAACCTGCAATTACATTATCATAAATTGACATTGTTGGAAATGGATTTGGTTTTTGGAAAACCATACCTATTTTTTGTCTTACAATCATAGGGTCCATTTTGTATATATCTTCTCCATTCAAAAGAATTTCTCCCTCTACTCTTGCTTTAGGAACAAGTTCATGTAATCTATTAAGACATCTTATAAATGTAGTCTTGCCACAACCTGATGGTCCTAAAATTGAAGTTATTCTATTTCTGTAAATATCTAAATTTATATCATTTAAGACTTTATGTTCTCCAAAATAAGCATTTAAATTTTTAATTGATAAAATTACATTTTCCATCTTTTCTCCAAAAATCTTCCAATAATATTCATTGATAAAACAATTATAATTAAAATTATTGATGCTGCAAATGCTTGATTATGCCACTCCTTATATGGACTAGTTGCATAAACAAATATTACATAAGGAATTGTACTCATTGGTTTAAATATATTGAAATTTAAAAATTGATTTCCAAATGCTGTGAATAAGAGAGGAGCAGTTTCACCCATTATTCTTGAAATTCCAAGTAAAATTCCTGTTACAATTCCAACAAATCCATAGGGCAAAAGAACCTTTAAAACAACTCTATA from the Caldisericia bacterium genome contains:
- the dxr gene encoding 1-deoxy-D-xylulose-5-phosphate reductoisomerase encodes the protein MKKIFIVGATGSIGQSTIDIIRNFKQKFKLEGISANENLSSLINIYNEFKPKYVLINNENKANELKNILKSKNSGLFREIFPYVLKDSEIDIIFFASRGLDDIFWILETIKHSKEIFIANKESFVAAGKLIMNEIKKRNLKFIPIDSEHNAIWELTLGRYEDEIEKIIITASGGPFFDLSEDEIKDIKPEDALKHPTWSMGKKITIDSATLFNKGMEVVEANLIFEVPYEKIEVVIHRESIIHSMVEFVDGEVFALLYEPDMRYPIQRALLFPERERNFYKKFDFKKNLTFYEFKKERFPSFEVIVEAGKENGSKPFSIIYTNDILTDLFLQGKISFLSIGKILKKVYDKIERREFSLSILEDLKKETKEIVMKEVMSCI
- a CDS encoding phosphatidate cytidylyltransferase, giving the protein MNIQGEKGALVQSELKNRVIGAIYFGLPFILFLYFGGVSLKIFLLFLSFIIFYEISKISNLDYKYFYFPILLVPYILNTNISIFIFLLFSFIVFLIKKDDVNNFLNSVLFPFSFLIISTFPFLYLFLLREEKGILKTFIIIISIWISDIFAYFIGKSFGKRKIVPHISPGKSFEGLLGSIVSLYIFFLLINMLFKNFSIIELSYFPLLIVFLSFLGDIFESTIKRYFKVKDSGKIILGHGGLFDRVDSFIFTIPILYFIL
- the uppS gene encoding polyprenyl diphosphate synthase — its product is MDGNGRWAEKRGLPRIYGHKEGVNAVKRAVTYSYKKGIKVLSLFAFSTENWKRPREEVNFLMNLFKEVIQKEFDEIVEKGIRVKFLSRKDELPDFVIKEIERVEENSKNFDKMTLLVGLNYGGKFDIIQAVNRIIESGIKKVNEEEFSKFLLTYPFKDPDLLIRTSGELRISNYYLYQLSYTELYFTETLWPDFDENEFEKAIIEYSRRKRRFGSI
- the frr gene encoding ribosome recycling factor, with the protein product MKEIIQETEALMKKVEKNLLEEFSKIRLGKANPVILEEIRVLYFGQKLPLNQVASINVINPQTIIIEPWDKNIIKDIERAINEANLGLNPQVEGNVIKIFFPPLSEERRQELVKFVKRLTEERRVSIRNIRRDAIEKIKKSEKEKKISEDESHRLQDEIQKLTDKYNEILSNHEKAKEKDILS
- the pyrH gene encoding UMP kinase: MDYKRILLKISGEALKGNKEEEYDIDFIKDLCLQIKKVKEMGVQISIVIGGGNIWRGVLGEKLGIDRATSDYIGMIATIMNALLIQSILEKMGLETRVQSALTLTEVCEPYIRRRTVRHLEKGRIVIFAAGTGNPYFTTDTAAALRASEIGADVILKGTSVDGVYSSDPKIDKDAKFYKEITFTEFLIKNLRALDPTAISLSRETNIPVIVFNIKKKDGIIKAILGEEGTIIKGG
- the tsf gene encoding translation elongation factor Ts, which produces MANMELIKELREKTGASISYCKEALEATQGDVEKAIEYLRKKGLAQAEKKAGRETRQGIIHSYIHLGGRIGVMVELNCETDFVARTDDFKKLANELCLQIAFDSPKYISREDVPQEVVEKEKEIIREQLKDMNKPPQVIEKIVEGKLEDFYKKVCLLELPYIRDDKRKVIDIIKDAIAKLGENITVRRFVRFEVGEKE
- the rpsB gene encoding 30S ribosomal protein S2 — encoded protein: MQVTMKQLLEVGAHFGHQVKRWNPKMKKFIFMERNGIHIFDLRHTIEAIDRATKLVSDLIRQGEIIIFVGTKKQAQEVVKEEAERCGMYYVNERWVGGLLTNFYEIRKRIDRLEEMIRMEERGDTQKYSYKELKEFKREKDKLFKLFGGLRGIPKIPKVIFVADTKKDVNAIIEAKKVKSHVVAIVDTNCDPDLADIPIPSNDDAIRAIKLITSAIADAVIEGKEGKVIEIPREEEKVEELFLTSEEEIEEFMKEGLNKNEIEEKEE
- a CDS encoding ATP-binding protein, coding for MDKTIIKRVILESQEKSLPWLIERDLNINLNTNKIIAITGPRRSGKTYFLYQVMKNLLNKGVSKEQIIYLNFDDPRLLPIDSKGLELIYESYKELYPEFYKKINYIFFDEIQNVKDWEIGVRRLYDTQKFRIFLTGSSSKFMSKEIATQLRGRAINYEILPFSIREIFKYYNIIIDKKTIYSEDRFKILNLVNQYLEFGGFPEVVIEEDKETKIRILKDYLETMYLKDLIERYRIKNNFLLKELIKYLTTNVSTLLSINSLYRWFKTNYQLSRKTLINYISYLEDSNIFYFLKKFSYSLKEQNLSNKKIYTVDIGLRKAYGFKFSDDMGRILENAVFIELIQRKIRTPLYEIYYYKDYYKNEVDFLTLVDGKITELIQVTISINDLKVKEREINALKKASNELKCDNLKIITLDEEDEIYIDNKKIFVLPFWVWVME
- a CDS encoding M55 family metallopeptidase; amino-acid sequence: MKIFISVDMEGISGLTYWKEKEEKIEKFMTDEVLAVIDGIKDFNKEAEVVLCDSHAYGRNLDIKRIYDDVKIISGYPREFYMISGIDDSFDAGMFIGYHAPVGSLNGEMDHTYSSSTIFEVKINGISIGEAEINGAFLGEYNIPVVLISGDDKLKNFSQKFFPQTKFVITKESLGRFSAKLYHPDLIHKILREEAKNSLKEIKNIKPLKFDKPIKIEITFINTLMAEFASLIPFSKRVDGRTISFESTSFKEIYNFLMASLSLAYNAKNF
- the ahcY gene encoding adenosylhomocysteinase; translated protein: MEYDILDISLSEKGFKKIIWAQNEMKVLEVIKEKFKKNLPFKGLKISCSLHITPETANLVITLKKGGAEVFLCASNPLSTKDDVAASLVKDFEIPVFGIRGEDKETYFKHIENVILKEPNLTVDDGGDLTVMIHENFKDKTQKIIGGTEETTTGVIRLRSLEREGILLYPIIAVNNAKTKRFFDNRFGTGQSTIDGLLRATNILLSSKTVVVCGFGYCGKGIAERARGMGAHVIVCEVDPVKALEAYMEGYEVMKIDKAVLYGDIFITATGNINVIKKEHILKMKDGTILGNSGHFNVEIDINGLNEITLEKNEIRENLTEYKLINGKKVYLISEGRLMNLGAAEGHPPSVMDMSFANQALSLEYLVKNKEKLLKKVYDVPEEIDYEVAKIKLKTLGIEIDELTKEQENYLKSWKIL
- the phoU gene encoding phosphate signaling complex protein PhoU, which gives rise to MSEILEKKILYLKEKLVNLSLIVRDQIEKSFIALKERDKNLCNEVINRDDLIDEKSMELEKETLQIIATQDPKAESLRTISAILFDNIDLERMADHCVDIAEITMTIADEPHLKPLIDLPRMKDICIRMLDNAIKGFLEKDIEISKITIEEDDLIDDLNSQIFRELLTYMLEDPRNIKRANALLQISQHYERIGDHITNLCERTIYAFEGKIIKTNPHKPRY
- the pstB gene encoding phosphate ABC transporter ATP-binding protein PstB, whose protein sequence is MENVILSIKNLNAYFGEHKVLNDINLDIYRNRITSILGPSGCGKTTFIRCLNRLHELVPKARVEGEILLNGEDIYKMDPMIVRQKIGMVFQKPNPFPTMSIYDNVIAGYILTGVKLSKEEKDRIVEESLKKSGLWDEVKDNLFKRGVFLSGGQQQRLCIARALAMNPEILLLDEPTSALDPISTLKIEELMIELKKSVTIILVTHNIGQAGRVSDYTAFFYLGDLVEFGTTTDLFTVPKNKKTEEYLIGKIG